One Glycine soja cultivar W05 chromosome 2, ASM419377v2, whole genome shotgun sequence genomic region harbors:
- the LOC114394010 gene encoding ubiquitin-conjugating enzyme E2 variant 1D yields MTLGSGGSSVVVPRNFRLLEELERGEKGIGDGTVSYGMDDGDDIYMRSWTGTIIGPHNTVHEGRIYQLKLFCDKDYPEKPPSVRFHSRINMTCVNHETGVVEPKKFGLLANWQREYTMEDILTQLKKEMAAPHNRKLVQPPEGTYF; encoded by the exons ATGACGCTTGGCTCAGGAGGATCCAGTGTCGTTG TTCCTAGGAACTTCAGATTGCTGGAGGAGCTTGAACGTGGTGAAAAAGGAATTGGAGATGGCACAGTTAGCTATGGAATGGATGATGGTGATGACATTTACATGCGCTCTTGGACTGGCACGATTATTGGCCCCCATAAT ACTGTACATGAAGGAAGAATTTATCAACTGAAGCTGTTTTGTGATAAAGACTACCCAGAAAAGCCCCCTAGTGTTCGGTTTCATTCACGGATCAACATGACTTGTGTTAATCATGAAACTGGAGTG GTTGAACCAAAGAAATTTGGTCTTCTTGCAAATTGGCAAAGAGAGTACACCATGGAGGACATACTGACCCAGCTGAAGAAGGAAATGGCCGCTCCTCATAACCGGAAGCTTGTCCAACCTCCAGAAGGTACCTACTTTTAG